Proteins from a single region of Acinonyx jubatus isolate Ajub_Pintada_27869175 chromosome D3, VMU_Ajub_asm_v1.0, whole genome shotgun sequence:
- the CASTOR1 gene encoding cytosolic arginine sensor for mTORC1 subunit 1 isoform X5, translating into MLNSEWCQMDAVPSWRLWGAFSRCLASGQRDRSRGPKVRRPRGCRRGCKFFSLTETPEDYTLMVDEEGFKELPPSEFLQVAEATWLVLNVSSHSGAAVQAAGVTKIARSVIAPLAEHHVSVLMLSTYQTDFILVREQDLSVVIHTLSQEFNIYREVGGEPVPVARDDSSNGFPRSQHAGPSPTVHPIQSPQNRFCVLTLDPETLPAIATTLIDVLFYSYRFPSDLLLTSSSGELWRMVRIGGQPLGFDECGIVAQIAGPLAAADISAYYISTFNFDHALVPEDGIGSAIEVLQRRQDGQGS; encoded by the exons ATGCTTAACTCCGAGTGGTGTCAAATGGACGCAGTTCCTTCCTGGCGACTATGGGGAGCTTTTTCCAGATGCCTCGCATCGGGTCAGAGGGACCGATCTAGGGGGCCCAAAGTCCGACGCCCCCGGGGGTGTCGCCGTGG gtGCAAGTTCTTCAGCCTGACGGAGACCCCCGAGGATTACACGCTCATGGTGGACGAGGAGGGCTTcaaag AACTACCCCCATCTGAGTTCCTTCAAGTGGCTGAGGCCACATGGCTGGTGCTGAACGTGTCATCCCACAGTGGTGCAGCAGTGCAGGCTGCTGGGGTCACCAAAATCGCGCGCTCAGTCATTGCACCACTGGCCGAGCACCATGTGTCTGTGCTGATGCTGTCTACTTACCAGACGGACTTCATCCTG GTGCGGGAACAGGACCTGTCTGTGGTGATCCACACGCTATCCCAGGAGTTCAACATTTACCGAGAAGTGGGCGGGGAGCCTGTGCCTGTTGCCAGGGATGATTCCAGCAATGGCTTTCCCCGTTCTCAGCATG CAGGACCCAGCCCCACTGTGCATCCCATCCAGAGCCCACAGAACCGCTTCTGTGTCCTTACGCTGGACCCTGAGACACTGCCAGCCATTGCTACCACCCTCATCGATGTTCTCTTCTACTCATACAG gtTCCCCAGTGACCTCCTGCTGACCAGCTCCTCGGGGGAGCTGTGGAGGATGGTGCGCATCGGTGGACAGCCCCTGGGCTTTG ATGAGTGTGGAATCGTGGCTCAGATCGCAGGCCCCCTGGCTGCGGCCGACATCTCTGCCTACTACATCAGCACCTTCAACTTTGACCATGCCCTG GTGCCTGAGGATGGCATCGGCAGCGCCATTGAGGTCCTCCAACGACGGCAGGACGGCCAGGGCTCCTGA
- the CASTOR1 gene encoding cytosolic arginine sensor for mTORC1 subunit 1 isoform X2 translates to MLNSEWCQMDAVPSWRLWGAFSRCLASGQRDRSRGPKVRRPRGCRRGCKFFSLTETPEDYTLMVDEEGFKELPPSEFLQVAEATWLVLNVSSHSGAAVQAAGVTKIARSVIAPLAEHHVSVLMLSTYQTDFILVREQDLSVVIHTLSQEFNIYREVGGEPVPVARDDSSNGFPRSQHGPSPTVHPIQSPQNRFCVLTLDPETLPAIATTLIDVLFYSYSAPKEAASGGPGPSSITFFAFSLIEGYISIVMDAETQKKFPSDLLLTSSSGELWRMVRIGGQPLGFDECGIVAQIAGPLAAADISAYYISTFNFDHALVPEDGIGSAIEVLQRRQDGQGS, encoded by the exons ATGCTTAACTCCGAGTGGTGTCAAATGGACGCAGTTCCTTCCTGGCGACTATGGGGAGCTTTTTCCAGATGCCTCGCATCGGGTCAGAGGGACCGATCTAGGGGGCCCAAAGTCCGACGCCCCCGGGGGTGTCGCCGTGG gtGCAAGTTCTTCAGCCTGACGGAGACCCCCGAGGATTACACGCTCATGGTGGACGAGGAGGGCTTcaaag AACTACCCCCATCTGAGTTCCTTCAAGTGGCTGAGGCCACATGGCTGGTGCTGAACGTGTCATCCCACAGTGGTGCAGCAGTGCAGGCTGCTGGGGTCACCAAAATCGCGCGCTCAGTCATTGCACCACTGGCCGAGCACCATGTGTCTGTGCTGATGCTGTCTACTTACCAGACGGACTTCATCCTG GTGCGGGAACAGGACCTGTCTGTGGTGATCCACACGCTATCCCAGGAGTTCAACATTTACCGAGAAGTGGGCGGGGAGCCTGTGCCTGTTGCCAGGGATGATTCCAGCAATGGCTTTCCCCGTTCTCAGCATG GACCCAGCCCCACTGTGCATCCCATCCAGAGCCCACAGAACCGCTTCTGTGTCCTTACGCTGGACCCTGAGACACTGCCAGCCATTGCTACCACCCTCATCGATGTTCTCTTCTACTCATACAG tGCCCCCAAGGAGGCAGCCTCTGGTGGTCCTGGACCCAGCTCTATTACATTCTTTGCCTTCTCCCTCATCGAGGGCTACATCTCCATCGTCATGGATGCTGAGACGCAGAAAAA gtTCCCCAGTGACCTCCTGCTGACCAGCTCCTCGGGGGAGCTGTGGAGGATGGTGCGCATCGGTGGACAGCCCCTGGGCTTTG ATGAGTGTGGAATCGTGGCTCAGATCGCAGGCCCCCTGGCTGCGGCCGACATCTCTGCCTACTACATCAGCACCTTCAACTTTGACCATGCCCTG GTGCCTGAGGATGGCATCGGCAGCGCCATTGAGGTCCTCCAACGACGGCAGGACGGCCAGGGCTCCTGA
- the CASTOR1 gene encoding cytosolic arginine sensor for mTORC1 subunit 1 isoform X3: MELHILEHRVRVLSLARPGLWLYTHPLIKLLFLPRRSRCKFFSLTETPEDYTLMVDEEGFKELPPSEFLQVAEATWLVLNVSSHSGAAVQAAGVTKIARSVIAPLAEHHVSVLMLSTYQTDFILVREQDLSVVIHTLSQEFNIYREVGGEPVPVARDDSSNGFPRSQHAGPSPTVHPIQSPQNRFCVLTLDPETLPAIATTLIDVLFYSYSAPKEAASGGPGPSSITFFAFSLIEGYISIVMDAETQKKFPSDLLLTSSSGELWRMVRIGGQPLGFDECGIVAQIAGPLAAADISAYYISTFNFDHALVPEDGIGSAIEVLQRRQDGQGS, encoded by the exons ATGGAGCTGCACATCCTAGAGCACCGGGTGCGGGTGCTGAGCCTCGCCCGCCCAGGTCTCTGGCTCTACACCCACCCGCTCATCAAGCTACTCTTCCTACCCCGCCGCAGCCG gtGCAAGTTCTTCAGCCTGACGGAGACCCCCGAGGATTACACGCTCATGGTGGACGAGGAGGGCTTcaaag AACTACCCCCATCTGAGTTCCTTCAAGTGGCTGAGGCCACATGGCTGGTGCTGAACGTGTCATCCCACAGTGGTGCAGCAGTGCAGGCTGCTGGGGTCACCAAAATCGCGCGCTCAGTCATTGCACCACTGGCCGAGCACCATGTGTCTGTGCTGATGCTGTCTACTTACCAGACGGACTTCATCCTG GTGCGGGAACAGGACCTGTCTGTGGTGATCCACACGCTATCCCAGGAGTTCAACATTTACCGAGAAGTGGGCGGGGAGCCTGTGCCTGTTGCCAGGGATGATTCCAGCAATGGCTTTCCCCGTTCTCAGCATG CAGGACCCAGCCCCACTGTGCATCCCATCCAGAGCCCACAGAACCGCTTCTGTGTCCTTACGCTGGACCCTGAGACACTGCCAGCCATTGCTACCACCCTCATCGATGTTCTCTTCTACTCATACAG tGCCCCCAAGGAGGCAGCCTCTGGTGGTCCTGGACCCAGCTCTATTACATTCTTTGCCTTCTCCCTCATCGAGGGCTACATCTCCATCGTCATGGATGCTGAGACGCAGAAAAA gtTCCCCAGTGACCTCCTGCTGACCAGCTCCTCGGGGGAGCTGTGGAGGATGGTGCGCATCGGTGGACAGCCCCTGGGCTTTG ATGAGTGTGGAATCGTGGCTCAGATCGCAGGCCCCCTGGCTGCGGCCGACATCTCTGCCTACTACATCAGCACCTTCAACTTTGACCATGCCCTG GTGCCTGAGGATGGCATCGGCAGCGCCATTGAGGTCCTCCAACGACGGCAGGACGGCCAGGGCTCCTGA
- the CASTOR1 gene encoding cytosolic arginine sensor for mTORC1 subunit 1 isoform X4, with product MELHILEHRVRVLSLARPGLWLYTHPLIKLLFLPRRSRCKFFSLTETPEDYTLMVDEEGFKELPPSEFLQVAEATWLVLNVSSHSGAAVQAAGVTKIARSVIAPLAEHHVSVLMLSTYQTDFILVREQDLSVVIHTLSQEFNIYREVGGEPVPVARDDSSNGFPRSQHGPSPTVHPIQSPQNRFCVLTLDPETLPAIATTLIDVLFYSYSAPKEAASGGPGPSSITFFAFSLIEGYISIVMDAETQKKFPSDLLLTSSSGELWRMVRIGGQPLGFDECGIVAQIAGPLAAADISAYYISTFNFDHALVPEDGIGSAIEVLQRRQDGQGS from the exons ATGGAGCTGCACATCCTAGAGCACCGGGTGCGGGTGCTGAGCCTCGCCCGCCCAGGTCTCTGGCTCTACACCCACCCGCTCATCAAGCTACTCTTCCTACCCCGCCGCAGCCG gtGCAAGTTCTTCAGCCTGACGGAGACCCCCGAGGATTACACGCTCATGGTGGACGAGGAGGGCTTcaaag AACTACCCCCATCTGAGTTCCTTCAAGTGGCTGAGGCCACATGGCTGGTGCTGAACGTGTCATCCCACAGTGGTGCAGCAGTGCAGGCTGCTGGGGTCACCAAAATCGCGCGCTCAGTCATTGCACCACTGGCCGAGCACCATGTGTCTGTGCTGATGCTGTCTACTTACCAGACGGACTTCATCCTG GTGCGGGAACAGGACCTGTCTGTGGTGATCCACACGCTATCCCAGGAGTTCAACATTTACCGAGAAGTGGGCGGGGAGCCTGTGCCTGTTGCCAGGGATGATTCCAGCAATGGCTTTCCCCGTTCTCAGCATG GACCCAGCCCCACTGTGCATCCCATCCAGAGCCCACAGAACCGCTTCTGTGTCCTTACGCTGGACCCTGAGACACTGCCAGCCATTGCTACCACCCTCATCGATGTTCTCTTCTACTCATACAG tGCCCCCAAGGAGGCAGCCTCTGGTGGTCCTGGACCCAGCTCTATTACATTCTTTGCCTTCTCCCTCATCGAGGGCTACATCTCCATCGTCATGGATGCTGAGACGCAGAAAAA gtTCCCCAGTGACCTCCTGCTGACCAGCTCCTCGGGGGAGCTGTGGAGGATGGTGCGCATCGGTGGACAGCCCCTGGGCTTTG ATGAGTGTGGAATCGTGGCTCAGATCGCAGGCCCCCTGGCTGCGGCCGACATCTCTGCCTACTACATCAGCACCTTCAACTTTGACCATGCCCTG GTGCCTGAGGATGGCATCGGCAGCGCCATTGAGGTCCTCCAACGACGGCAGGACGGCCAGGGCTCCTGA
- the CASTOR1 gene encoding cytosolic arginine sensor for mTORC1 subunit 1 isoform X1 yields the protein MLNSEWCQMDAVPSWRLWGAFSRCLASGQRDRSRGPKVRRPRGCRRGCKFFSLTETPEDYTLMVDEEGFKELPPSEFLQVAEATWLVLNVSSHSGAAVQAAGVTKIARSVIAPLAEHHVSVLMLSTYQTDFILVREQDLSVVIHTLSQEFNIYREVGGEPVPVARDDSSNGFPRSQHAGPSPTVHPIQSPQNRFCVLTLDPETLPAIATTLIDVLFYSYSAPKEAASGGPGPSSITFFAFSLIEGYISIVMDAETQKKFPSDLLLTSSSGELWRMVRIGGQPLGFDECGIVAQIAGPLAAADISAYYISTFNFDHALVPEDGIGSAIEVLQRRQDGQGS from the exons ATGCTTAACTCCGAGTGGTGTCAAATGGACGCAGTTCCTTCCTGGCGACTATGGGGAGCTTTTTCCAGATGCCTCGCATCGGGTCAGAGGGACCGATCTAGGGGGCCCAAAGTCCGACGCCCCCGGGGGTGTCGCCGTGG gtGCAAGTTCTTCAGCCTGACGGAGACCCCCGAGGATTACACGCTCATGGTGGACGAGGAGGGCTTcaaag AACTACCCCCATCTGAGTTCCTTCAAGTGGCTGAGGCCACATGGCTGGTGCTGAACGTGTCATCCCACAGTGGTGCAGCAGTGCAGGCTGCTGGGGTCACCAAAATCGCGCGCTCAGTCATTGCACCACTGGCCGAGCACCATGTGTCTGTGCTGATGCTGTCTACTTACCAGACGGACTTCATCCTG GTGCGGGAACAGGACCTGTCTGTGGTGATCCACACGCTATCCCAGGAGTTCAACATTTACCGAGAAGTGGGCGGGGAGCCTGTGCCTGTTGCCAGGGATGATTCCAGCAATGGCTTTCCCCGTTCTCAGCATG CAGGACCCAGCCCCACTGTGCATCCCATCCAGAGCCCACAGAACCGCTTCTGTGTCCTTACGCTGGACCCTGAGACACTGCCAGCCATTGCTACCACCCTCATCGATGTTCTCTTCTACTCATACAG tGCCCCCAAGGAGGCAGCCTCTGGTGGTCCTGGACCCAGCTCTATTACATTCTTTGCCTTCTCCCTCATCGAGGGCTACATCTCCATCGTCATGGATGCTGAGACGCAGAAAAA gtTCCCCAGTGACCTCCTGCTGACCAGCTCCTCGGGGGAGCTGTGGAGGATGGTGCGCATCGGTGGACAGCCCCTGGGCTTTG ATGAGTGTGGAATCGTGGCTCAGATCGCAGGCCCCCTGGCTGCGGCCGACATCTCTGCCTACTACATCAGCACCTTCAACTTTGACCATGCCCTG GTGCCTGAGGATGGCATCGGCAGCGCCATTGAGGTCCTCCAACGACGGCAGGACGGCCAGGGCTCCTGA
- the CASTOR1 gene encoding cytosolic arginine sensor for mTORC1 subunit 1 isoform X6 → MLNSEWCQMDAVPSWRLWGAFSRCLASGQRDRSRGPKVRRPRGCRRGCKFFSLTETPEDYTLMVDEEGFKELPPSEFLQVAEATWLVLNVSSHSGAAVQAAGVTKIARSVIAPLAEHHVSVLMLSTYQTDFILVREQDLSVVIHTLSQEFNIYREVGGEPVPVARDDSSNGFPRSQHGPSPTVHPIQSPQNRFCVLTLDPETLPAIATTLIDVLFYSYRFPSDLLLTSSSGELWRMVRIGGQPLGFDECGIVAQIAGPLAAADISAYYISTFNFDHALVPEDGIGSAIEVLQRRQDGQGS, encoded by the exons ATGCTTAACTCCGAGTGGTGTCAAATGGACGCAGTTCCTTCCTGGCGACTATGGGGAGCTTTTTCCAGATGCCTCGCATCGGGTCAGAGGGACCGATCTAGGGGGCCCAAAGTCCGACGCCCCCGGGGGTGTCGCCGTGG gtGCAAGTTCTTCAGCCTGACGGAGACCCCCGAGGATTACACGCTCATGGTGGACGAGGAGGGCTTcaaag AACTACCCCCATCTGAGTTCCTTCAAGTGGCTGAGGCCACATGGCTGGTGCTGAACGTGTCATCCCACAGTGGTGCAGCAGTGCAGGCTGCTGGGGTCACCAAAATCGCGCGCTCAGTCATTGCACCACTGGCCGAGCACCATGTGTCTGTGCTGATGCTGTCTACTTACCAGACGGACTTCATCCTG GTGCGGGAACAGGACCTGTCTGTGGTGATCCACACGCTATCCCAGGAGTTCAACATTTACCGAGAAGTGGGCGGGGAGCCTGTGCCTGTTGCCAGGGATGATTCCAGCAATGGCTTTCCCCGTTCTCAGCATG GACCCAGCCCCACTGTGCATCCCATCCAGAGCCCACAGAACCGCTTCTGTGTCCTTACGCTGGACCCTGAGACACTGCCAGCCATTGCTACCACCCTCATCGATGTTCTCTTCTACTCATACAG gtTCCCCAGTGACCTCCTGCTGACCAGCTCCTCGGGGGAGCTGTGGAGGATGGTGCGCATCGGTGGACAGCCCCTGGGCTTTG ATGAGTGTGGAATCGTGGCTCAGATCGCAGGCCCCCTGGCTGCGGCCGACATCTCTGCCTACTACATCAGCACCTTCAACTTTGACCATGCCCTG GTGCCTGAGGATGGCATCGGCAGCGCCATTGAGGTCCTCCAACGACGGCAGGACGGCCAGGGCTCCTGA